TCCACAGCAGCACCATGGGCACGGCGGCGGAGAGTGCCCACGCGCCACCGAACTGCGGCTCGTTGAGCAGGGCGTTCTCGAAGGCGGGCAGGGCCTCACCCAGGATGAGGGCCGGCCAGAAGCGAACGGGCACAAGCAGCAGGCAGGCAAGGCGAAGGCCGGCGGTGAGCATCCAATGGGAAAAGGACAAATAACGGGCAAGCTCGTAGCACGCCGCGTAAGCCGCGGCGATCGCGAACTGCTGTGTCCAGGTTGCCCTGTTGGCCGTGCTTCCGTTCACGCCGTCTCCCCGTGAATGTCGGTGTGGGCGTAGCGTGCCATGAAGCCGGGCGAAAAATCTTTCGCCAGACCTTCGGTTCCCGCCCTTTGTGAGCGCCTTGCCGATTATGCGCCCACCCTGCCGGTTTAGCGCCCCGGCGGGGCTACAATGACCCCACAGAGGGTAGGCCGTGCTATCAAACCTGATCATCTCTAGCAGCATTGTCGTTATCAGCCTGCTGTTTGGCTGTGCGCTGCTGGTCGTGTGGTGGCACTACAGGCTCCCCCGGCACGTGGCCCTGTGGGCCGGCTCGTTCACCGCGGCCGCGCTGGGCCATGGGCTGCGCACGGGTGGGGCCCTGTGGCCGGCCCAGGATGTGCTGTTCGCCATGCTGGCCTGCCATGCCTCCGTCGGGGGCTTCACGTTGCTGGCCTGGGGCTTTCGGTTGCGGGAGCAGGCGACCGCCCGTGCGGTCCTCGCTGGCTGGGGTGTGGCTACGATAATTCTCATCTGGGCCTGGGTTGACCACGGGGCCGCCTGGCGGGCCACCTCGCGGTTCATCACCGCTGCCGCCGATGCCTACATGGTGGCCTGGGTCGTGGCGACCTTGTGGCACAAGCGCGGCCCGGGTGCCGTCGCGCGCTGGGCCATGGCCCTGTTCGGGGTGTACATCGTGGGCGTGGCGGTCGCCGCCGGGCTGGCCCGCCCAGGCGGGGTCATCAGCAACGAGGCCTTCATCGCGGTCCTGTCGATCGGCACACCCACCGGCATGATCGGTACCGGTGTGATGACCCTGCTTATCGTCGTGGCCGACATCATGAAAGGCCTGCATACGCAGGCAAACAGCGATGCGCTGACCGGGCTGCTCAACCGCCGGGGTATCGACGAGGCGGTGGCCCGGCTACGCACGTGCGGCCAGCCGGTGGTCGTGGTGATCGCGGACCTGGATCACTTCAAGGACGTAAATGATCGCCTGGGGCACGCCGGGGGTGACGACGTGCTGTGCCGCTTTGCCAGCCATTTGCTTGCCAGCGTGCAGGCGGGCGAGGTGGTGGGGCGGACCGGCGGTGAGGAGTTCGTGATCCTGCTGCCCGGGTGCGATGTGCATGGTGCCCTCGCGCGCATGGAGCTGTTGCGGATCAGCGTGCCTGCGGCGTTCTCCAGTGACGACCGGCTTGATCGCGTGACCTCGAGTTTCGGCATTGCGACCTTGCATGCCGGCGAATCGCTCGATGCCGCACTCGCGCGCGCCGATGCCGCGCTGTACCGGTCGAAGCGGGAAGGGCGCGATCGCGTGACCATGGCCTGAGGCCGCTGGCCGCTTCAAGAAAAAGGCCACCCGGTCGGCGGACCAGGTGGCCTTCATGACGCGATGACCCCTTAGTGGCGCTTTACGTCGTAACGATCGAGGTTCATCACCTTCGCCCATGCCGCGACGAAATCGTTCACGAACTTCTTCTCGTTGTCATCCTGGGCATAGACCTCCGACAGGGCGCGCAAGACCGAATTGGAACCGAAGACCAGATCAACGCGGCTTGCCGTCCACGCGGTCTTGCCACCACCACGCTTGCTGGCTTCAAACGCATGCCGGGCCGGCGACGTCGGCTTCCACTCGTATCGCATATCGAGCAGGTTACGGAAGAAGTCGTTGGTGAGCTTGCCTGGGCGATCGGTGAGCACGCCCGTGCTGCTGCCGTCGAAGTTGGCACCTAGCACGCGCATGCCACCAACCAGTGCGGTCATTTCCGGTGCCGTGAGCGTGAGCAACTGGGCCTTGTCGATCAGCAGGTGCTCGGCCGGTACGCTGTAATGGCCCTTGATGTAGTTGCGGAAACCATCCGCGATGGGCTCCATGGATTCGAACGACGCAACATCGGTCTGTTCCTGCGTGGCATCGGTGCGACCGGGCGTGAAAGGCACGCTCACGTCGTGGCCTGCATCCTTCGCCGCCTTCTCGATGGCGGCGCCACCTGCCAATACGATCAGGTCGGCAAGCGATACCTTCTTTCCGCCGTTGTTGAATTCGCCGCGGATGCTTTCGAGCTTTTCCAGCACCTTTGCGAGCTGCGCCGGATTGTTCGCCTTCCACTCCTTCTGTGGCGCAAGGCGGATACGCGCGCCGTTGGCGCCGCCACGCTTGTCGCCACCGCGGAACGACGAGGCAGAACCCCATGCGGTCGCGACCAGTTCGGCGACGGAAAGGCCGGAGGCGAGCACCTTGTCCTTCAGCGCCTTGGCATCGGCATCGGAAATGGGCGCGTGGTCGGCTTCCGGCAGCGGGTCCTGCCAGATCAGCACTTCCTTCGGCACTTCCGGGCCGAGGTAGCGGGCACGCGGGCCCATGTCGCGGTGGGTCAGCTTGAACCACGCGCGCGCAAACGCATCGGCGAACTGATCGGGGTTCTCGAGGAACCGGCGCGAGATTTTTTCGTAGGCCGGATCCATGCGCAGCGACAGGTCGGTCGTGAGCATGGTGGGCAGCTGCTTTTTCGTCTTGTCGAACGCCAGCGGCACGGAAGGCTCCGCGCCCTTGGCCACCCACTGGTTCGCACCAGCGGGGCTCTTGGTCAGTTCCCACTCGAACCCGAACAGGTTTTCGAAGAACAGGTTGCTCCACTTCGTTGGCGTCTGCGTCCAGGTCACTTCCAGGCCGCTGGTAATGGCGTCCGCGCCCACGCCGCTGCGCAGTTCGTTATGCCAGCCCAGGCCCTGTTGTTCCAGGTAACCGGCTTCCGGCTCGACCTGTACGTTCTTCGCATCACCCGCGCCGTGCGTTTTTCCGAACGAATGGCCGCCGGCGATCAGCGCCACGGTCTCTTCATCGTTCATGGCCATGCGGCCAAAGGTCTCGCGGATATCGTGCGCGGCGGCCACGGGGTCCGGGTTGCCTTCGGGGCCTTCCGGGTTCACGTAGATCAGGCCCATCTGCACGGCGCCGAGCGGGTTTTCGAGGTTGCGGCCGCCTTCGGTGCGGTCCTCTTCCTTGCCATGCAGATGCGGATCGGCGACGAGCACGCCGTCATCCTTGGGGGTAACCTTGCCGTAGCGGTTATCGCCGCCCAGCCATTCGGTTTCCGCGCCCCAGTAAACGTCCTGGTCGGGTTCCCAGGTGTCTTCGCGACCGCCAGCAAAGCCGAACGTCTTGAAGCCCATGCTTTCCAGGGCGACGTTGCCGGTAAGGATGAGCAGGTCGGCCCAGGAGATCTTGTTGCCGTACTTCTGCTTGATCGGCCACAGCAGGCGGCGTGCCTTATCCAGGCTGACGTTATCGGGCCAGCTGTTCAGCGGTGCAAAACGTTGCTGGCCGCGCCCACCGCCGCCACGGCCATCGCCGATGCGGTAGGTGCCGGCGCTGTGCCAGGCCATGCGGATAAACAGGCCGCCGTAGTGGCCGAAGTCGGCAGGCCACCAAGGCTGTGAATCGGTCATCAGCGCTTCGAGGTCCTTCTTCAGCGCTTTGTAATCGAGCGAGTTGAACGCCTTGGCGTAATCGAAATCCTCGTCCAGGGGATTGGATCGTTGCGAATGCTGGTTAAGCAGATCGACCCGTAGCCGGTTGGGCCACCAGTCCTGGTTGGTCTGGCCGCCGCCCGCGGCATGGTGGAACGGGCATTTCGATTCGTTCGACATCGCGTTTCTCCCTCGTGGGTTGGCTTCGGAGATGGGGCAGGAACCCACCTCGTGACTAACGCAATAGCTGGACTATAGGAGCGAGCTGAATATTGCAGAAATTGATTGATCTTATGATGACAAGAGGCTGCGTCTATCGATTATCCGCAGAGTGGAACCTGCACTAATATGCGGATGCGAACCATTCGCAATTAGTGTTAAGATTGGGTAATGCGGAGCTTAGGGGCCGCTTACGCGCACTCCTTAAGCATTCCCGGCGCATTACCCGTTCCCGATCTAGAGGTCCCACTGTGTCAAATCCCACTGGTGTATCCCGGTATTCATTGCTGTGGCTGGCGCTCGCCGCGCTTCTTCCTGTTGGGCTGCATGCCCAGACCGCCGACGGTACGGATACCGGCGAGAAGAAAGTGAATAAGAAGGCCACCACCCTGGATGCGGTGAACGTACAGGGGCAGGCGGTATCCACGTACACCACCGACCAGTCGGCCTCGACCACGCGCCTGCCGCTCACCCTGCAGGACACGCCGCAGTCGATCAGCGTGATTACCGATCAGCGCATCAAGGATCAGAATCTCACCAGTTTGCGTGCCGTGCTCGATAACACGACCGGCGTGAACTCCACGGCCTACGATTCCGAGCGCGTGGTGTTCTGGTCGCGCGGTTTCCAGATCGAAAACATGTCTTACGATGGGGTGCCGATCGCATCGAGCCTGAATGTCAGCTCGGCCGATTCGTCGCTCGATCCATCGATCTACGAGCGCATCGAAGTGATCCGCGGCGCCACCGGCCTGCTTAGCGGCGCGGGCAGCCCCTCGGCTAATATCAACTTCGTGCGCAAGCATGCCGATAGCCGCACGGCCGAGGCCGATGTATCGGTCAGCTATGGTTCGTGGAATACCCAGCGCGAGACCGTGGATGCACAGACGCCGCTGAATGCGTCGGGCACGATCCGTGGCCGCTTCGTCGCGGCCCATGAGGATGGCGATTCGTACATCGACCGTTACCACAACCAGAAGAACGTGGCTTACGGCGTGATCGATGCCGACCTGGACGAGAACACCACGCTGAGCGTGGGTTACGACTGGCAGAAAACGCGCCCGACGGGTGTGACCTGGGGTTCGTACCCGGTGCTGTATCAAGACGGTGGCATTATCAAATGGCCACGCGGCTTTTCCTCGGCGGCTGACTGGACGCATTGGAACAACACCACGCAGACGGCGTTCGCCGACCTGAAGCACAGCTTCGATAACGGCTGGCAGCTGCACGCCATGGCGAGCCACCGCAAGACGGATGCGGATTCGTCCCTGTTCTACGTGTACGGCGCGCCTGATCGCGAGACCGGCGAAGGCCTGATTCCGTACGCCTATAAGAGCTTCCAGCGCGGCAGCCAGAACAATCTCGACCTTTACGCCTCGGGGCCGTTCCAGGCCTTCGGCCGTGAGCATGAACTGGTGGTGGGCCTCACCGATTCGCACTACCGCACTGATTACTTCGAGTACCCGCACGGCGATTACCTGCCGGATATCGGTAACTTCCTGCAGTGGACCGGTGATTACCCGTATCCGGATTTCTCGTCTACGGCCGATCGCGTGTCGATCGCTCGTACCGAACAAAGCGGCGCCTACGCGGCGGCGCGCCTGCAGCTGGCCGATCCCCTGAAGCTGATCGTGGGTGCGCGCTATTCCCGCTGGAAGAACGACACCAACGACAGCACCGCGGGCATTTACCACGAGACCGCCAGCAAGACGATCCCGTACGCCGGCCTGATCTACGACATCACTCCGAACTACTCGGCGTTCGCCAGCTACACGCAGATCTTCGATCCGCAGAACAACCGCAAGGAAGATGGCAGCTACCTGGAGCCCGTGCTCGGGACCAGCCGCGAGGTGGGTATCAAGGGCCGCCACTTCGATGGCGCCCTGAACACCTCGCTGGTGTTCTTCGAGACCAAGCAGGATCACGTCGCCGATGCGCTGCCGGGCGTGTACCTGCCCGATGGCATCACCCAGGCCTACCGCTCGGTGGATGGCACCACGTCGCGCGGCTATGAGTTCGAAGCCTCTGGCGCGCTGTCGAGCAACTGGAACGGCACCTTTGGCTGGTCGCACTTCAACGTGAAGTCGCCCGATGGCGGCGCGCTGCGCCCGTCGCTGCCGCGCACGCTTATCCGCGTGTTCACCACCTACACCCTCCCGGGCGAATGGAGCGGCCTGACCGTGGGTGGTGGCGTGAACTGGCAGGGCCCCTCCAAGGCCGATATCGACGACGGCTACGGCGTGGTCCGCCTGTACCAGTCGTCGCAGACGCTGGTCAGCGCCATGGCCCGCTACGCCTTCAACGACCACGCATCGGTCCAGTTCAACGGCGACAACCTGCTAAACCGCAAATACTACGTGCTCGACGACGCCAGCAACCTGTACTACGCGCCGGGCTCCACCTGGACGGTATCGTTCAACTTCAAGTTCTTCTGATTGATGTAGTGCCGGATCGCGCGCCAGCGCGCTCCTACAAAACCGCGTCCCAGGCGCTGGTTCATCTGTAGGAGCGCGCTTGCGCGCGATGCTCTCCCGCCACCGGAAGGCGCGCCCCCGGCCTCCGCCCCCCGTGAAAGACAGTGGGTTCGTCGCAAGCCCATGAACAAAAAGCATTTTCGGTCGTAGTCATCCAGAGGCAGGCCTGCCCCAGGCGGGGTCCGCCCGGTAAAATGGACTATGTAAAAGGACTATGGGGCTGCGGCCGGATTTGCCCTACGATCCGCGGATGGAAAACGCCCCCCACTTATCGTCGAAACCCGGAAGCCTCGCCCTGGTCGGCATGGGCATGACCCTGGGTTCCCACCTCACCCCGATCTCCCGCAGCCACATCGAACAGGCAGATGTCGTGTTCGCCGCTCTCTCGGACAACCTGGTCGAGGAGTGGCTGAAGCGCATGAACCCCGATGTACGCAGCCTTCAGGGCTACTACGCCGAAGGCAAGTCGCGCATGGTGACCTATCGGGAATGGCTCGACGTGATCATGGCCGAAGTGCGCGCCGGTAAGCAGGTATGCGCTGTGTTCTATGGCCATCCGGGAATCTTCGCCTGGACGCCCCATATGGCGATCGCGGCCGCTCGGGCGGAGGGTTACCCGGCGCATATGGAGGCAGGTGTCTCTGCCGAGGATTGCCTTTACGCCGATCTGGGTATCGATCCGGGACGATTTGGTTGCCAGCATTTCGAGGCCAGCCAGCTGATGCTATACGACCGTCAGATCGACAACGCCGGGTATGTCGTCCTTTGGCAGATCGGGCTAGTGGGCGATACGACCCTCGCGCGCTTCGCGACTGGCGCAGAGTATCGCCAGGTGCTCGTCGACCGCCTCAGTAGGGATTATCCGCTCGACCACGAAGTGATTATTTACCGCTGTGCCACCTTGCCGATCCACGATGCGCGTATTGATCGCATTACCTTGCGGGATCTGCCGGGTGCGTCCGTGACGGTGGCGGAAACGGTCATCCTGCCGCCGGCACGGGAGATGAAGCCGAACCTGGAAGCTTGGGCACGCGTGAAGGAGCTGGACGCGGAGGCGAGAACCGTCACGCAGTCGTGACATAATCGGCAAAGCGCAAGGGGGGCGGGGGCCTTCCGCGTTCAAGGGGAACTACAACAATGTCCGATTCGATCGATTTGCTCGAAGCCGTCGGCGGCGACGCATCACTGCGCCACCTGCCACCCAATGAGCTCGCCATCCGCCTCCGGGCCGCAGGTGCCTCTGAGGCACTTGCGTGCGCGGCAATTCAGCGCGATGGTGGTCCGCTCAGCAAAGAATTCGGTACGCGCGTCATGCAAGAGCCAAATTCAGGCCACTTCCCATTCCGCGACGCACCCACGCCGCCACTGCAGACGCCCTCGCAGGACGAGGAAGAGGACGCGGATGGGTCGGATGGCGGACAGCAAGCTCTTTCCGCCGCAGCTAACACCCACTAGGGGAGCCATGATGCTAGCCCGCCTGCATGGAATCGCGAGGGCATGGCTCATTGGAGCGATGCTCGCTTGTGTGGCGGGTGATGCATGGGCGACATCCCCCAGGGTTGATGTCACTGCGCTCCTCGACGAAGCGGATTCTGCCATTCGGACAGACAATGCGCGCGTCATAACCTTGCTGGCGCAACTTCGCCCAGAAGTCTCTGAAATGACAGTGGGGCAGCGGTGGCGTTTGCGGTTCCTCGAGGCCTCAGAGGCGCAGTACATGGGGCGTTACGCAGAGGCAGAAGCTGGTCTGCGAGATGTCATGGACCACTCGGGGCACGCTGGACTGGCTGCGCGTGCCATGGGCCTGTTGATGTCGAATTACTCCTTCGGCAGGCGCTATGAGGATGCCTACACCGTAGCGCGCCGCGCCGTGGGCGTCCTGCCGGGGCTCCGGGATCCGCAGGCCAGGCAGTCCTTGCTCAGTAACCTGTCGCAGACATTAAATTTTGCAGGGCATCCCGAGACCGCGATCCAGTACGCGCGGATGATCGCGGCTGATCTTCCGGCAGGTGAATCCCCGTGCAGCGCCATGGCGCTTGAAATGGCTGCGCGCTATACGCAAAAGGATCTGAGATCAGATAGCCGGGATCTCGGCAGGGCGATTGAGGCGTGCACCGCTTCGGGGTCTCCTGTTCTTGCGAACATGATGTGGCTTACCAAGAGCACTTTGCTAATCGAAGAGGGGCAGCCGGATGCTGGCCTGGCTGTTCTTGATCGTATTGCGCCATCGGTCGAGCGCGTTGGTTATTTTGCTGGGCGTGCTTCGCTTTACAGCCAGCGAGGGAATGCCTATCTGGCCCTCAATCGTAACGATGATGCCAGAAGGGCCGCCGAGGCGACCGTTGCGCTGTTCAAGCCGGGCGCACAGGATAATTTCCTCATGGACGCTTATCACGTCCTGTACGAACTCGCGAAGCGTGATCGAAAAGACGCGATCGCGCTTCTCTGGTATCAAAAGTTCGCAGACCTCGAACGTCGAAACGTCGATGACCTTAGTGCGCGTACGCTCGCATACGAAGCCGTTCAGCAACGCGCGCTGCTACAGGGCCTCGAAGCCGACAAGCTTGCCGAACAAAATAATGCGCTGAAGCTCGAGAAGGCTTTATCGGTCAAGGCGGTTGAAACCAGTCGTCTGTACATTGCCCTCCTGGCCATCCTCCTTGGATCGGTCATCTTTTGGCTGTTTCGTACCAAGCGATCGCAACTCCGGTTCAGGTATATGTCTCATCACGACGGGCTTACCGGCGTCCTGAATCACCAGCATTTCATGTCTGAACTCGAGCGTGCATTGCATGATCTAGAACGACGAAATGCGCCCGCCTGCCTCGTACTTCTTGATCTTGATCACTTCAAACACGTTAACGATACATACGGCCACGCGATCGGTGATGCCGTACTCAAACGGGCTACGGCAACGTGTGGTCAACAACTACGTCGCGCAGACATCTTCGGCCGGCTTGGCGGTGAAGAATTCGGGATTCTTTTGCATGAGTGCCACCCTGAGCAGGGGCTGGTCATCGCCAACTGTATCCGTGCGGCCATTGAAGCAACACCAGTGACCATTGATGGTCTCATCGTGAAGTATTCCACGAGCATAGGCGTCGCGTGCACGATGATCTCGGGCTATGGGTTGCAAAGCCTGAGGCGAGAGGCGGACGCAGCGCTATACCGAGCCAAGGGTGCCGGCCGCAATCGTGTCATGACCGACCTTTTGGGCGATGGGCTCGTTGGTGCTTAGAAGCTCGGCAGCGGCCATAGAGGCAACGTTGACACCCGCGAAGCCAGTGAGACGTTATATGGGTGGCTCGCTGTGCCGAGTCGTTTGATTTGCCGTGCGATTCGCCGAGTGATGGGCTGGTGGTCGCATCGCGCGTTCGCGTGCATCGTACTCTCGATAATGGCCTTCACACAGGTATTGCCCACACCTGCGGCCAATCTCGATAGCAACGAAGCCTTCCTCAAGCAAGCCGAATCCATCGCCCTGGCGGA
Above is a genomic segment from Luteibacter aegosomatissinici containing:
- a CDS encoding GGDEF domain-containing protein is translated as MLSNLIISSSIVVISLLFGCALLVVWWHYRLPRHVALWAGSFTAAALGHGLRTGGALWPAQDVLFAMLACHASVGGFTLLAWGFRLREQATARAVLAGWGVATIILIWAWVDHGAAWRATSRFITAAADAYMVAWVVATLWHKRGPGAVARWAMALFGVYIVGVAVAAGLARPGGVISNEAFIAVLSIGTPTGMIGTGVMTLLIVVADIMKGLHTQANSDALTGLLNRRGIDEAVARLRTCGQPVVVVIADLDHFKDVNDRLGHAGGDDVLCRFASHLLASVQAGEVVGRTGGEEFVILLPGCDVHGALARMELLRISVPAAFSSDDRLDRVTSSFGIATLHAGESLDAALARADAALYRSKREGRDRVTMA
- the katG gene encoding catalase/peroxidase HPI — encoded protein: MSNESKCPFHHAAGGGQTNQDWWPNRLRVDLLNQHSQRSNPLDEDFDYAKAFNSLDYKALKKDLEALMTDSQPWWPADFGHYGGLFIRMAWHSAGTYRIGDGRGGGGRGQQRFAPLNSWPDNVSLDKARRLLWPIKQKYGNKISWADLLILTGNVALESMGFKTFGFAGGREDTWEPDQDVYWGAETEWLGGDNRYGKVTPKDDGVLVADPHLHGKEEDRTEGGRNLENPLGAVQMGLIYVNPEGPEGNPDPVAAAHDIRETFGRMAMNDEETVALIAGGHSFGKTHGAGDAKNVQVEPEAGYLEQQGLGWHNELRSGVGADAITSGLEVTWTQTPTKWSNLFFENLFGFEWELTKSPAGANQWVAKGAEPSVPLAFDKTKKQLPTMLTTDLSLRMDPAYEKISRRFLENPDQFADAFARAWFKLTHRDMGPRARYLGPEVPKEVLIWQDPLPEADHAPISDADAKALKDKVLASGLSVAELVATAWGSASSFRGGDKRGGANGARIRLAPQKEWKANNPAQLAKVLEKLESIRGEFNNGGKKVSLADLIVLAGGAAIEKAAKDAGHDVSVPFTPGRTDATQEQTDVASFESMEPIADGFRNYIKGHYSVPAEHLLIDKAQLLTLTAPEMTALVGGMRVLGANFDGSSTGVLTDRPGKLTNDFFRNLLDMRYEWKPTSPARHAFEASKRGGGKTAWTASRVDLVFGSNSVLRALSEVYAQDDNEKKFVNDFVAAWAKVMNLDRYDVKRH
- a CDS encoding TonB-dependent siderophore receptor; this encodes MSNPTGVSRYSLLWLALAALLPVGLHAQTADGTDTGEKKVNKKATTLDAVNVQGQAVSTYTTDQSASTTRLPLTLQDTPQSISVITDQRIKDQNLTSLRAVLDNTTGVNSTAYDSERVVFWSRGFQIENMSYDGVPIASSLNVSSADSSLDPSIYERIEVIRGATGLLSGAGSPSANINFVRKHADSRTAEADVSVSYGSWNTQRETVDAQTPLNASGTIRGRFVAAHEDGDSYIDRYHNQKNVAYGVIDADLDENTTLSVGYDWQKTRPTGVTWGSYPVLYQDGGIIKWPRGFSSAADWTHWNNTTQTAFADLKHSFDNGWQLHAMASHRKTDADSSLFYVYGAPDRETGEGLIPYAYKSFQRGSQNNLDLYASGPFQAFGREHELVVGLTDSHYRTDYFEYPHGDYLPDIGNFLQWTGDYPYPDFSSTADRVSIARTEQSGAYAAARLQLADPLKLIVGARYSRWKNDTNDSTAGIYHETASKTIPYAGLIYDITPNYSAFASYTQIFDPQNNRKEDGSYLEPVLGTSREVGIKGRHFDGALNTSLVFFETKQDHVADALPGVYLPDGITQAYRSVDGTTSRGYEFEASGALSSNWNGTFGWSHFNVKSPDGGALRPSLPRTLIRVFTTYTLPGEWSGLTVGGGVNWQGPSKADIDDGYGVVRLYQSSQTLVSAMARYAFNDHASVQFNGDNLLNRKYYVLDDASNLYYAPGSTWTVSFNFKFF
- a CDS encoding SAM-dependent methyltransferase, coding for MENAPHLSSKPGSLALVGMGMTLGSHLTPISRSHIEQADVVFAALSDNLVEEWLKRMNPDVRSLQGYYAEGKSRMVTYREWLDVIMAEVRAGKQVCAVFYGHPGIFAWTPHMAIAAARAEGYPAHMEAGVSAEDCLYADLGIDPGRFGCQHFEASQLMLYDRQIDNAGYVVLWQIGLVGDTTLARFATGAEYRQVLVDRLSRDYPLDHEVIIYRCATLPIHDARIDRITLRDLPGASVTVAETVILPPAREMKPNLEAWARVKELDAEARTVTQS
- a CDS encoding diguanylate cyclase, whose amino-acid sequence is MMLARLHGIARAWLIGAMLACVAGDAWATSPRVDVTALLDEADSAIRTDNARVITLLAQLRPEVSEMTVGQRWRLRFLEASEAQYMGRYAEAEAGLRDVMDHSGHAGLAARAMGLLMSNYSFGRRYEDAYTVARRAVGVLPGLRDPQARQSLLSNLSQTLNFAGHPETAIQYARMIAADLPAGESPCSAMALEMAARYTQKDLRSDSRDLGRAIEACTASGSPVLANMMWLTKSTLLIEEGQPDAGLAVLDRIAPSVERVGYFAGRASLYSQRGNAYLALNRNDDARRAAEATVALFKPGAQDNFLMDAYHVLYELAKRDRKDAIALLWYQKFADLERRNVDDLSARTLAYEAVQQRALLQGLEADKLAEQNNALKLEKALSVKAVETSRLYIALLAILLGSVIFWLFRTKRSQLRFRYMSHHDGLTGVLNHQHFMSELERALHDLERRNAPACLVLLDLDHFKHVNDTYGHAIGDAVLKRATATCGQQLRRADIFGRLGGEEFGILLHECHPEQGLVIANCIRAAIEATPVTIDGLIVKYSTSIGVACTMISGYGLQSLRREADAALYRAKGAGRNRVMTDLLGDGLVGA